A window from Telopea speciosissima isolate NSW1024214 ecotype Mountain lineage chromosome 8, Tspe_v1, whole genome shotgun sequence encodes these proteins:
- the LOC122670711 gene encoding alpha-mannosidase 2-like, whose product MAFSSGTGSSRRGGWAQSLLPSSSNSTKSKLPRKSRRRASLRDFIFANFFTIGLSVSVLFFIAVVFRYGIPKPLSTPFRPRNYRQPKFRKPVYRKPALLESGNEVASAAVVDMTTKDLYDKIEFLDVDGGPWKQGWRVNYKGDEWDTEKLKVFVVPHSHNDPGWKLTVDEYYDRQSRHILDTIVETLSKDERRKFIWEEMSYLERWWRDASEAKRKTFHNLVNNGQLEIVGGGWVMNDEANSHYYAIIEQMIEGNMWLNDTIGVVPKNAWAIDPFGYSATMAYLLRRMGFENMLIQRTHYELKKELARHKNLEYIWRQSWDAKETTDIFVHMMPFYSYDIPHTCGPEPAVCCQFDFARMRGFSYELCPWGQHPVEINQDNVQEQAQKLLDQYKKKSTLFRTNTLLIPLGDDFRYISINEAEAQFKNYQLLFDFINSNPNLNTEVKFGTLEDYFQTLREEADRINYSLPGEVGSGQVAGFPSLSGDFFTYADRQQDYWSGYYVSRPFFKSVDRVLEHTLRASEIMIALLLGYCQRPQCEKFTTSFSYKLTAARRNLALFQHHDGVTGTAKDHVVIDYGTRMHISLQDLQIFMSKAVEVLLCIRHEKSDQNPSLFEPEQVRSRYDVQPVHKLIGPPEGSAQSVVFFNPLEQTRVEIVMVIVNRLDVTVLDSNWSCVKSQLSPEWQHNKGKIFTGRHRLHWLASVPAMGLQTYYIANGYVGCEKAKPAKLKFFASSNELPCSSLYPCSKLDGDIAEIKNRHLTLTFDAKLGMLHQMSNKDGSKTVVGEEIGVYTSPGSGAYLFKPNGEAQPIVQAGGQMVISSGPLMQEFYSYPKTTWDKSPISHSTRIYNGENTIQEFLIEKEYHVELLGEDFNDRELIVRFKTGLDNRRVFYSDLNGFQMSRRETYDKIPLQGNYYPMPSLAFMQSPTGQRFSVHSRQSLGVASLKNGWLEIMLDRRLVRDDGRGLGQGVMDNRPMNVLFHILKESNISSTADPVSSTLPLNPSLLSHNVGTHLNYPMHVFTAKKAQEPSVQLLPRSFSPLSASLPHDFHIVSFKVPQPLKYSHQPHGDSRFVLMIQRRQWDSAYYCQKGRPQCSIMADAPVNLFYMFKDLAVLNVKATSLNLLHDDTESLGYIEQLGDAAQEGHVIMSPMEIQAYKLELRPQQ is encoded by the exons ATGGCCTTCTCCTCCGGCACCGGAAGCAGCCGACGGGGAGGATGGGCCCAGTCTCTACTCCCATCGTCTTCGAATTCTACCAAATCGAAGCTTCCCAGGAAGTCCCGCCGGAGAGCGTCTCTTCGTGATTTCATCTTTGCAAACTTCTTCACTATCGGCCTCTCGGTCTCCgttctcttcttcatcgctgTCGTCTTCCGCTATGGTATCCCAAAACCTCTCTCTACTCCTTTCAGACCCAGAAATTACCGTCAGCCCAAGTTCAGAAAACCAGTTTATCGAAAACCCGCTTTGTTGGAGAGCGGAAATGAGGTCGCTTCCGCTGCTGTTGTTGACATGACAACGAAGGATCTCTACGATAAGATCGAGTTCCTGGATGTGGATGGAGGGCCCTGGAAGCAGGGTTGGAGAGTGAATTACAAGGGCGATGAGTGGGATACAGAGAAGCTGAAGGTTTTTGTGGTTCCGCATTCGCATAATGATCCTGGTTGGAAGCTCACTGTCGACGAGTACTACGATCGGCAGAGCCGGCATATATTGGATACAATTGTAGAGACTCTGTCCAAG GATGAACGCCGCAAGTTTATATGGGAAGAGATGTCATATTTAGAGAGATGGTGGAGAGATGCCTCAGAGgctaaaagaaaaactttccACAATTTAGTCAACAATGGGCAGTTAGAAATTGTTGGCGGCGGTTGGGTGATGAATGACGAG GCTAATTCACATTATTATGCGATAATTGAGCAG ATGATAGAAGGCAATATGTGGTTAAATGACACCATTGGGGTTGTTCCAAAAAATGCTTGGGCTATAGATCCATTTGGTTACTCAGCTACCATGGCATATCTTCTCAGGCGTATGGGTTTTGAGAACATGCTTATACAGAGGACCCACTATGAGCTGAAGAAGGAACTTGCTCGACATAAGAATTTGGAATACATATGGAGACAGAGCTGGGATGCTAAGGAAACCACTGATATTTTTGTCCACATGATGCCTTTTTATTCCTATGATATTCCGCACACGTGTGGGCCTGAGCCTGCTGTTTGCTGTCAGTTTGACTTTGCACGAATGCGTGGATTCTCTTACGAGCTATGCCCATGGGGACAACATCCAGTTGAAATCAATCAGGACAATGTGCAGGAGCAAGCCCAAAAACTATTAGATCAGTACAAGAAAAAGTCAACTTTATTCAGAACAAACACACTTCTCATTCCTCTTGGGGATGATTTTCGTTACATCAGCATTAATGAAGCAGAAGCTCAGTTTAAAAATTACCAGTTGTTATTCGATTTTATCAATTCTAATCCCAATCTGAATACTGAAGTGAAATTTGGTACTCTGGAAGATTATTTCCAAACACTTCGTGAGGAGGCAGATAGAATTAATTATTCCCTTCCTGGTGAGGTTGGCTCTGGACAGGTTGCTGGCTTTCCCTCATTATCGGGTGATTTTTTTACATATGCTGATCGCCAACAGGATTACTGGAGTGGCTATTATGTTTCTAGGCCTTTCTTCAAATCTGTTGATCGTGTATTGGAACATACATTGCGAGCATCAGAAATAATGATTGCGTTATTACTAGGATACTGTCAGAGACCGCAATGTGAAAAGTTCACCACTAGTTTTTCCTACAAGTTGACTGCCGCAAGGAGGAATCTAGCCCTTTTCCAGCATCATGACGGGGTCACTGGCACAGCTAAGGATCACGTAGTAATCGATTATGGAACACGGATGCATATATCTCTACAGGACCTGCAAATTTTCATGTCTAAAGCTGTTGAAGTACTACTTTGTATCCGTCATGAGAAATCAGACCAGAATCCATCTTTGTTTGAGCCAGAGCAGGTGCGATCAAGGTATGATGTCCAGCCAGTTCATAAATTAATCGGCCCTCCAGAAGGCAGTGCGCAGTCAGTGGTCTTCTTTAATCCCTTGGAGCAAACAAGAGTTGAAATTGTGATGGTTATTGTTAATAGGCTAGATGTAACTGTTTTAGACTCAAATTGGTCATGTGTGAAAAGCCAACTTTCTCCGGAGTGGCAGCACAACAAAGGCAAGATTTTCACCGGGAGGCATCGTCTTCATTGGCTTGCTTCTGTTCCTGCCATGGGATTGCAAACCTACTACATTGCTAATGGATATGTTGGATGTGAAAAGGCCAAACCAGCTAAACTAAAATTTTTTGCATCTTCCAACGAGTTACCTTGTTCCTCTCTGTACCCTTGCTCAAAATTAGATGGTGACATAGCAGAAATAAAAAACCGTCATCTGACACTTACCTTTGATGCCAAACTTGGTATGTTGCATCAAATGAGCAACAAGGATGGCTCAAAAACAGTGGTGGGAGAAGAAATAGGTGTGTACACTAGTCCAGGAAGTGGTGCCTACCTTTTCAAACCTAATGGTGAGGCTCAGCCAATTGTTCAAGCTGGTGGGCAGATGGTAATATCATCAGGACCTTTGATGCAGGAATTTTACTCTTACCCAAAGACAACATGGGATAAATCTCCCATCTCCCATAGCACTCGAATCTACAATGGAGAGAACACTATTCAGGAGTTTCTTATAGAGAAGGAATATCATGTTGAACTTCTTGGTGAGGACTTCAATGACAGGGAGTTGATTGTCAGATTCAAGACGGGGCTCGACAACAGACGGGTTTTTTATTCTGATTTAAACGGTTTTCAGATGAGCCGGAGGGAGACGTATGATAAGATCCCTCTGCAGGGAAATTACTACCCGATGCCCTCCCTTGCATTCATGCAGAGTCCGACTGGTCAACGGTTCTCTGTCCATTCTCGTCAATCATTGGGTGTGGCAAGCCTTAAAAATGGTTGGCTTGAGATTATGCTGGACCGCCGTCTGGTCAGAGATGATGGGCGTGGTCTTGGACAAGGAGTCATGGATAACCGTCCAATGAACGTTCTGTTTCACATTCTAAAGGAATCCAATATCTCCTCTACAGCAGATCCTGTTTCTTCAACTCTCCCCCTCAATCCCTCACTTCTGTCCCATAATGTTGGAACCCACTTGAACTACCCAATGCATGTATTCACTGCCAAGAAAGCACAGGAACCATCTGTGCAGCTCCTACCTAGATCCTTCTCCCCTTTGTCAGCTTCGTTGCCCCACGATTTTCATATCGTGAGTTTCAAGGTTCCGCAGCCTTTAAAGTATTCTCACCAGCCCCATGGAGACTCCAGATTTGTTTTGATGATACAGAGGCGACAGTGGGACTCTGCATACTACTGTCAGAAGGGCAGGCCCCAATGCTCAATTATGGCCGATGCCCCTGTTAATCTGTTTTACATGTTTAAAGATCTTGCAGTATTGAATGTGAAAGCAACTTCCTTAAATCTCTTGCATGATGATACAGAATCGCTTGGGTACATTGAGCAGTTGGGAGACGCTGCACAAGAGGGACATGTCATTATGTCACCCATGGAAATACAGGCTTACAAATTGGAATTGAGGCCCCAGCAATGA
- the LOC122670712 gene encoding mannose-1-phosphate guanyltransferase alpha-like, which produces MGSSEERVVAVIMVGGPTKGTRFRPLSLNIPKPLFPLAGQPMVHHPISACKKIPNLVQIYLVGFYEEREFALYVSSISNELKVPVRYLKEDKPHGSAGGLYNFRDLIMEDNPSHIFLLNCDVCCSFPLPEMLEAHRRYGGMGTILVIKVSAESANQFGELVADPVTHELLHYTEKPETFVSDLINCGVYIFMPDIFAAIQDVSTQRKDRANLRRVSSFEALQSATKTFPTDFVRLDQDILSPLAGKKQLYTFETLDFWEQIKTPGMSLKCSALYLAQFRFTSPHLLSIGNGTKSATIMGDVYIHPSAKVHPTAKIGPNVSISANARIGAGARLISCIILDDVEIKENAVVIHSIVGWKSSIGKWSRVQADGDYNAKLGITILGEAVIVEDEVVVINSIVLPNKTLNVSVQEEIIL; this is translated from the exons ATGGGGAGTTCAGAGGAGAGGGTGGTAGCTGTCATCATGGTAGGCGGGCCGACTAAAG GTACTCGGTTTAGGCCACTGTCTTTGAACATTCCAAAGCCTCTCTTCCCTTTGGCAGGACAGCCAATGGTTCACCATCCGATTTCCGCCTGCAAAAAG ATCCCGAACTTGGTGCAAATATATCTCGTTGGTTTTTACGAGGAGCGAGAATTTGCCTTGTATGTCTCCTCAATCTCTAATGAGCTCAAAGTCCCAGTCAG GTACTTGAAAGAAGATAAACCACATGGTTCAGCAGGAGGTCTTTACAACTTCAGAGATCTAATCATGGAAGACAACCCG TCACATATCTTTTTGTTAAATTGTGATGTTTGCTGCAGTTTTCCTCTGCCAGAGATGCTTG AGGCCCATAGAAGATATGGTGGGATGGGAACAATCTTAGTAATCAAG GTTTCTGCTGAATCAGCCAACCAGTTTGGCGAGTTGGTTGCTGATCCAGTCACCCATGAACTGTTGCATTACACAGAGAAACCTGAGACTTTT GTGAGTGATCTAATAAACTGTGGCGTGTACATATTTATGCCAGATATTTTCGCTGCCATTCAGGATGTTTCCACACAACGGAAAGACAGAG CTAATTTACGACGCGTATCCAGCTTTGAAGCCCTCCAGTCAGCAACAAA GACCTTTCCAACAGATTTTGTGAGATTGGATCAGGATATACTTTCCCCTCTTGCTGGAAAGAAGCAGCTATATACATTCGAGACCCTGGATTTTTGGGAACAGATCAAGACTCCAGG AATGTCCTTGAAATGTTCTGCTTTGTATCTTGCCCAATTTCGATTCACCTCTCCCCATCTTTTATCAATTGGGAATGGCACCAAGAGTGCTACCATCATGGGTGATGTTTACATTCACCCATCAGCAAAAGTACATCCAACTGCAAAG ATTGGTCCAAATGTATCAATTTCTGCAAATGCTCGAATTGGAGCTGGGGCAAGGCTCATCAGTTGCATCATCCTTGATGATGTCGAAATAAAG GAGAATGCTGTTGTCATACATTCAATCGTCGGGTGGAAATCATCTATTGGTAAATGGTCCCGTGtgcag GCTGATGGAGACTATAATGCTAAACTTGGAATAACCATCCTAG GTGAAGCTGTGattgttgaagatgaagttgtAGTAATCAACAGCATTGTTCTTCCGAATAAGACACTCAATGTCAGTGTGCAGGAGGAGATCATCCTATAA